In one Phyllostomus discolor isolate MPI-MPIP mPhyDis1 chromosome 8, mPhyDis1.pri.v3, whole genome shotgun sequence genomic region, the following are encoded:
- the COG1 gene encoding conserved oligomeric Golgi complex subunit 1 isoform X4 has protein sequence MAATATSSALKRLDLRDPTALFETHGTEEIRGLERQVRAEIEHKKEELRQMVGERYRDLIEAADTIGQMRRCAEGLVDAVQATDQYCARLRQAGSATTRPPRDPQPQPSQQKFYSMAAQIKLLLEIPEKIWSAMEASQYLHATQLYLLCCHLHSLLQLDSSGSRYSPVLSRFPILIRQVAAASHFRSTILHESKMLLKCQAVSDQAVAEALCSIMLLEESSPRQALTDFLLARKAAIQKLLNQPHHGAGIKAQICSIVELLATTLNQAHALFYTLPEGLLPDPSLPCGLLFSTLETITGQHPTEKGIGVLQEEMKLCSWFKHLPASIVEFQPALRTLAHPISQEYLTDTLQKWIHMCNEDIKNGITNLLMFVKSMKGLAGIRDAVWELLTNESTNHSWDVVCRRLLEKPFLFWEDLMQQLFLDRLQTLTKEGFDSISTSSRELLISALQELESSTGKSTSNKHIHFEHNMALFLWSESPSDLPSDAAWVNVANRDQFASSGLSMKAQAVSPCVQNFCAALDSKLKVKLDDLLAYLPSDDSSLSKEVSPIQAKSCAFDRYADAETVQEMLRIHSVACIKHIMDCIRAELQSIEEVVQGQQDALSGVKLHAALFMARLCQSLGELCPHLKQCILGKSGSSEKPARDSKALKKQGKGKAQKVLPTQAQWQEVKELLLQQSVMGYRVWSSAVVKVLAHGFAQALLLDDAGSVLAMATNWDELEIQEEAESGSSITSKIRLPIQPSWYVQSFLFSLCQEINRVGGHALPKVTLQEMLKSCMVQVVAAYEKLSGENQMKGRGIHLQKEGAFPMTQNRALQLLYDLRYLNIVLAAKGEEVKSGRSKQDSRTEKVTDYLEALIDPFDLDVFTPHLNSNLNRLVQRTSVLFGLVTGTENQFTPRSSTFNSQEPHNILPLASSQIRFGLLPLSMTSTRKAKSTSRSIESKAQAAIH, from the exons ATGGCGGCCACCGCCACCTCCTCCGCGCTGAAGCGGCTGGATCTGCGCGACCCCACGGCGCTTTTCGAGACACACGGAACAGAAGAGATCCGAGGGCTGGAGCGCCAGGTCCGGGCCGAGATTGAGCACAAGAAAGAGGAGCTGCGGCAGATGGTGGGCGAGCGGTACCGCGATCTGATCGAGGCGGCCGACACCATCGGCCAGATGCGCCGCTGCGCGGAGGGGCTGGTGGACGCCGTGCAGGCCACCGACCAGTACTGCGCTCGTCTCCGCCAAGCGGGCTCGGCTACGACCCGGCCGCCGCGAGACCCGCAG CCACAGCCATCCCAGCAGAAGTTCTACAGCATGGCTGCCCAGATCAAACTCCTCTTAGAAATCCCTGAGAAGATCTGGAGCGCGATGGAGGCCTCTCAGTATCTCCACGCCACACAGCTCTACCTGCTCTGCTGCCACCTGCACAGCCTGCTCCAGTTGGATTCTTCTGGCTCCCGATACAGCCCCGTCCTCTCCCGATTCCCCATACTCATCCGGCAGGTGGCAGCAGCCAGCCACTTCCG GTCAACCATTCTGCATGAAAGCAAGATGCTGCTCAAATGCCAAGCCGTGTCGGACCAAGCTGTAGCTGAGGCCCTGTGCTCTATAATGCTCTTAGAAGAGAGTTCTCCTCGCCAAGCCCTGACAGACTTCCTGTTGGCCAGAAAGGCAGCTATTCAGAAACTTCTCAACCAGCCGCACCATG GTGCTGGCATCAAGGCTCAGATTTGCTCGATAGTGGAGTTGCTGGCCACCACTTTGAACCAAGCTCATGCTCTTTTCTACACTTTACCAGAAGGTCTGCTGCCAGATCCCTCCCTGCCATGTGGCTTGCTCTTCTCAACTCTAGAGACCATCACAGGGCAGCATCCTACCG AAAAGGGCATTGGTGTTCTACAAGAAGAGATGAAGCTCTGCAGCTGGTTCAAACACCTGCCAGCATCCATTGTGGAGTTCCAGCCGGCTCTCCGGACCCTCGCACATCCCATCAGCCAGGAGTACCTGACAGACACGCTGCAGAAATGGATCCACAT GtgcaatgaagacattaaaaacGGAATCACCAACCTCCTTATGTTCGTGAAGAGCATGAAAGGCCTGGCAGGCATCCGGGATGCCGTGTGGGAATTACTTACCAACGAGTCCACCAATCACAGCTGGGATGTGGTATGCCGGCGGCTTCTGGAGAAGCCATTCTTGTTCTGGGAGGATTTGATGCAGCAGCTGTTCCTTGACCGATTACAG ACATTGACAAAAGAGGGCTTTGACTCCATCTCCACTAGCTCCAGAGAGCTCCTCATTTCCGCTCTGCAGGAGCTTGAGAGCAGCACCGGCAAGTCCACTTCAAACAAGCACATCCACTTTGAGCATAACATGGCTCTCTTCCTCTGGTCCGAGAGTCCCAGTGACCTGCCTTCCGATGCTGCCTGGGTCAACGTGGCAAACCGGGATCAGTTTGCTAGCAGTGGGCTCTCCATGAAAGCTCAAGCTGTCAGCCCTTGTGTCCAGAACTTCTGTGCTGCCCTAGATTCTAAACTGAAGGTTAAATTGGATGATCTCCTTGCTTACCTTCCCTCCGATGACTCGTCACTGTCCAAGGAGGTCTCCCCCATACAAGCCAAGAGCTGTGCCTTTGACAGGTATGCGGATGCTGAAACTGTGCAGGAGATGCTCCGGATTCACTCGGTGGCCTGCATCAAGCACATCATGGACTGCATCCGGGCAGAGCTGCAGAGCATCGAAGAAGTTGTGCAAGGCCAGCAGGATGCCCTCAGCGGGGTCAAGCTGCATGCAGCCCTTTTCATGGCGAGACTCTGCCAgtcactgggagaactgtgtccTCACCTGAAGCAGTGCATCTTGGGAAAATCTGGGAGCTCTGAAAAACCAGCAAGAGATTCTAAGGCTCTGAAAAAACAGGGGAAGGGGAAAGCGCAGAAAGTCCTGCCTACACAGGCCCAGTGGCAGGAGGTTAAGGAACTCCTCCTGCAGCAGAGTGTGATGGGCTACCGGGTCTGGAGCTCAGCAGTCGTGAAG GTTTTGGCTCATGGCTTCGCCCAGGCACTGCTTTTAGATGATGCTGGCTCAGTCCTGGCCATGGCTACCAACTGGGATGAACTAGAAATTCAGGAGGAAGCAGAGTCTGGCAGCAGCATCACATCCAAGATCAGACTCCCTATCCAG CCGTCCTGGTATGTACAGTCCTTCCTGTTCAGCTTGTGCCAGGAAATTAATCGGGTTGGAGGCCATGCCCTGCCCAAGGTGAcgctgcaagagatgctgaaaagCTGTATGGTTCAAGTAGTAGCTGCCTATGAGAAACTCTCTGGAGAAAACCAGATGAAG GGACGGGGAATTCATTTGCAGAAAGAAGGTGCATTTCCAATGACCCAGAATCGGGCACTGCAGCTGCTTTATGATCTGCGTTATCTCAACATTGTTCTGGCAGCCAAGGGTGAAGAGGTGAAAAGTGGTCGCAGCAAACAGGACTCCAG AACCGAGAAAGTGACCGACTATTTGGAAGCACTCATCGACCCCTTTGACCTGGATGTTTTCACACCCCACCTCAACAGCAACCTGAATCGCCTGGTGCAGCGCACTTCC GTTCTCTTTGGACTGGTCACCGGGACAGAGAATCAGTTCACCCCCAGGAGCAGTACATTCAACTCCCAAGAACCCCATAACATACTGCCACTGGCATCAAGTCAGATCAG GTTTGGGCTTCTTCCACTGAGCATGACAAGCACTCGAAAGGCCAAATCCACCAGCAGAAGCATTGAATCAAAAGCCCAG GCTGCCATCCATTAA
- the COG1 gene encoding conserved oligomeric Golgi complex subunit 1 isoform X5 yields the protein MAATATSSALKRLDLRDPTALFETHGTEEIRGLERQVRAEIEHKKEELRQMVGERYRDLIEAADTIGQMRRCAEGLVDAVQATDQYCARLRQAGSATTRPPRDPQPQPSQQKFYSMAAQIKLLLEIPEKIWSAMEASQYLHATQLYLLCCHLHSLLQLDSSGSRYSPVLSRFPILIRQVAAASHFRSTILHESKMLLKCQAVSDQAVAEALCSIMLLEESSPRQALTDFLLARKAAIQKLLNQPHHGAGIKAQICSIVELLATTLNQAHALFYTLPEGLLPDPSLPCGLLFSTLETITGQHPTEKGIGVLQEEMKLCSWFKHLPASIVEFQPALRTLAHPISQEYLTDTLQKWIHMCNEDIKNGITNLLMFVKSMKGLAGIRDAVWELLTNESTNHSWDVVCRRLLEKPFLFWEDLMQQLFLDRLQTLTKEGFDSISTSSRELLISALQELESSTGKSTSNKHIHFEHNMALFLWSESPSDLPSDAAWVNVANRDQFASSGLSMKAQAVSPCVQNFCAALDSKLKVKLDDLLAYLPSDDSSLSKEVSPIQAKSCAFDRYADAETVQEMLRIHSVACIKHIMDCIRAELQSIEEVVQGQQDALSGVKLHAALFMARLCQSLGELCPHLKQCILGKSGSSEKPARDSKALKKQGKGKAQKVLPTQAQWQEVKELLLQQSVMGYRVWSSAVVKVLAHGFAQALLLDDAGSVLAMATNWDELEIQEEAESGSSITSKIRLPIQPSWYVQSFLFSLCQEINRVGGHALPKVTLQEMLKSCMVQVVAAYEKLSGENQMKKEGAFPMTQNRALQLLYDLRYLNIVLAAKGEEVKSGRSKQDSRTEKVTDYLEALIDPFDLDVFTPHLNSNLNRLVQRTSVLFGLVTGTENQFTPRSSTFNSQEPHNILPLASSQIRFGLLPLSMTSTRKAKSTSRSIESKAQAAIH from the exons ATGGCGGCCACCGCCACCTCCTCCGCGCTGAAGCGGCTGGATCTGCGCGACCCCACGGCGCTTTTCGAGACACACGGAACAGAAGAGATCCGAGGGCTGGAGCGCCAGGTCCGGGCCGAGATTGAGCACAAGAAAGAGGAGCTGCGGCAGATGGTGGGCGAGCGGTACCGCGATCTGATCGAGGCGGCCGACACCATCGGCCAGATGCGCCGCTGCGCGGAGGGGCTGGTGGACGCCGTGCAGGCCACCGACCAGTACTGCGCTCGTCTCCGCCAAGCGGGCTCGGCTACGACCCGGCCGCCGCGAGACCCGCAG CCACAGCCATCCCAGCAGAAGTTCTACAGCATGGCTGCCCAGATCAAACTCCTCTTAGAAATCCCTGAGAAGATCTGGAGCGCGATGGAGGCCTCTCAGTATCTCCACGCCACACAGCTCTACCTGCTCTGCTGCCACCTGCACAGCCTGCTCCAGTTGGATTCTTCTGGCTCCCGATACAGCCCCGTCCTCTCCCGATTCCCCATACTCATCCGGCAGGTGGCAGCAGCCAGCCACTTCCG GTCAACCATTCTGCATGAAAGCAAGATGCTGCTCAAATGCCAAGCCGTGTCGGACCAAGCTGTAGCTGAGGCCCTGTGCTCTATAATGCTCTTAGAAGAGAGTTCTCCTCGCCAAGCCCTGACAGACTTCCTGTTGGCCAGAAAGGCAGCTATTCAGAAACTTCTCAACCAGCCGCACCATG GTGCTGGCATCAAGGCTCAGATTTGCTCGATAGTGGAGTTGCTGGCCACCACTTTGAACCAAGCTCATGCTCTTTTCTACACTTTACCAGAAGGTCTGCTGCCAGATCCCTCCCTGCCATGTGGCTTGCTCTTCTCAACTCTAGAGACCATCACAGGGCAGCATCCTACCG AAAAGGGCATTGGTGTTCTACAAGAAGAGATGAAGCTCTGCAGCTGGTTCAAACACCTGCCAGCATCCATTGTGGAGTTCCAGCCGGCTCTCCGGACCCTCGCACATCCCATCAGCCAGGAGTACCTGACAGACACGCTGCAGAAATGGATCCACAT GtgcaatgaagacattaaaaacGGAATCACCAACCTCCTTATGTTCGTGAAGAGCATGAAAGGCCTGGCAGGCATCCGGGATGCCGTGTGGGAATTACTTACCAACGAGTCCACCAATCACAGCTGGGATGTGGTATGCCGGCGGCTTCTGGAGAAGCCATTCTTGTTCTGGGAGGATTTGATGCAGCAGCTGTTCCTTGACCGATTACAG ACATTGACAAAAGAGGGCTTTGACTCCATCTCCACTAGCTCCAGAGAGCTCCTCATTTCCGCTCTGCAGGAGCTTGAGAGCAGCACCGGCAAGTCCACTTCAAACAAGCACATCCACTTTGAGCATAACATGGCTCTCTTCCTCTGGTCCGAGAGTCCCAGTGACCTGCCTTCCGATGCTGCCTGGGTCAACGTGGCAAACCGGGATCAGTTTGCTAGCAGTGGGCTCTCCATGAAAGCTCAAGCTGTCAGCCCTTGTGTCCAGAACTTCTGTGCTGCCCTAGATTCTAAACTGAAGGTTAAATTGGATGATCTCCTTGCTTACCTTCCCTCCGATGACTCGTCACTGTCCAAGGAGGTCTCCCCCATACAAGCCAAGAGCTGTGCCTTTGACAGGTATGCGGATGCTGAAACTGTGCAGGAGATGCTCCGGATTCACTCGGTGGCCTGCATCAAGCACATCATGGACTGCATCCGGGCAGAGCTGCAGAGCATCGAAGAAGTTGTGCAAGGCCAGCAGGATGCCCTCAGCGGGGTCAAGCTGCATGCAGCCCTTTTCATGGCGAGACTCTGCCAgtcactgggagaactgtgtccTCACCTGAAGCAGTGCATCTTGGGAAAATCTGGGAGCTCTGAAAAACCAGCAAGAGATTCTAAGGCTCTGAAAAAACAGGGGAAGGGGAAAGCGCAGAAAGTCCTGCCTACACAGGCCCAGTGGCAGGAGGTTAAGGAACTCCTCCTGCAGCAGAGTGTGATGGGCTACCGGGTCTGGAGCTCAGCAGTCGTGAAG GTTTTGGCTCATGGCTTCGCCCAGGCACTGCTTTTAGATGATGCTGGCTCAGTCCTGGCCATGGCTACCAACTGGGATGAACTAGAAATTCAGGAGGAAGCAGAGTCTGGCAGCAGCATCACATCCAAGATCAGACTCCCTATCCAG CCGTCCTGGTATGTACAGTCCTTCCTGTTCAGCTTGTGCCAGGAAATTAATCGGGTTGGAGGCCATGCCCTGCCCAAGGTGAcgctgcaagagatgctgaaaagCTGTATGGTTCAAGTAGTAGCTGCCTATGAGAAACTCTCTGGAGAAAACCAGATGAAG AAAGAAGGTGCATTTCCAATGACCCAGAATCGGGCACTGCAGCTGCTTTATGATCTGCGTTATCTCAACATTGTTCTGGCAGCCAAGGGTGAAGAGGTGAAAAGTGGTCGCAGCAAACAGGACTCCAG AACCGAGAAAGTGACCGACTATTTGGAAGCACTCATCGACCCCTTTGACCTGGATGTTTTCACACCCCACCTCAACAGCAACCTGAATCGCCTGGTGCAGCGCACTTCC GTTCTCTTTGGACTGGTCACCGGGACAGAGAATCAGTTCACCCCCAGGAGCAGTACATTCAACTCCCAAGAACCCCATAACATACTGCCACTGGCATCAAGTCAGATCAG GTTTGGGCTTCTTCCACTGAGCATGACAAGCACTCGAAAGGCCAAATCCACCAGCAGAAGCATTGAATCAAAAGCCCAG GCTGCCATCCATTAA